One window of the Candidatus Jettenia sp. genome contains the following:
- the fusA gene encoding elongation factor G — protein MSLEKMRNIGIAAHIDAGKTTTSERILYYTGRSYKMGEVHEGTCVMDWMEEEQKRGITITAAATTCFWNDYQINLIDTPGHVDFTVEVERSLRVLDGAVCVFCGVGGVEAQSETVWRQADRYHVPRICFVNKMDRTGADFLKVVNEINERLGIKAIPIQLPIGKEQGFKGVIDLVKMKAMVYSDDVDKLGVNFSIEEIPEEYKKDAEIYREKMIEGLAEQIDWLTEKFLNNEKITNEEIQKAIREGTIDLKFVPVMCGSAFKKKGIQLVLDAVCDYLPSPLDKKAVVGTNPDNNEEVSRKPLPTEPFSALAFKIASDKHGDLTFIRVYSGKVTAGSRVINSGKDKKELISRIYKMHANTREQIEELSAGDIGAVIGLKYTVTGDTLCDQDQPVVLEKMEFPETVISMAIEPKTDAEKEKLGTVLSKLAKEDPTFRTHMDKETGQLIISGMGELHLEVIKNRMLSEYKVDANVGAPKVSYRETIGKKVEVEGKFIQQTGGHGQYGHVWITLEPFKGEEPVTFEDAIVGGKIPKQYIRSVEKGIRETAATGVAGGYSLIDIKVTLTDGSTHPVDSSDLAFYTAASIALRKGVEMAKSILLEPIMSFEIAVPEQYMGDVISEIHSRRANIIEMGTRGNLRIIKGDVPLAEMFGYATVLRSITQGRGTYTMEPLEYRPAPAKVFSSVA, from the coding sequence ATGAGTTTAGAAAAGATGAGAAATATTGGGATTGCAGCGCATATTGATGCCGGTAAAACAACGACTTCAGAACGCATACTGTATTATACAGGCAGATCGTATAAAATGGGTGAGGTTCATGAAGGAACTTGTGTAATGGACTGGATGGAAGAGGAACAAAAACGTGGAATTACTATAACGGCTGCTGCAACAACATGCTTTTGGAACGATTATCAAATCAATCTTATTGATACTCCAGGTCACGTGGATTTTACTGTAGAAGTGGAACGCTCACTTCGAGTTCTTGATGGTGCCGTTTGTGTTTTTTGTGGTGTTGGTGGTGTTGAGGCACAATCAGAGACGGTGTGGCGTCAAGCTGATAGGTATCATGTGCCGAGAATCTGTTTTGTAAATAAGATGGACCGCACAGGGGCTGATTTTTTAAAAGTTGTCAATGAGATTAATGAAAGATTAGGAATTAAGGCGATTCCTATTCAATTACCTATTGGTAAAGAACAAGGGTTTAAAGGTGTTATTGATCTTGTAAAGATGAAAGCTATGGTATATTCGGATGATGTAGATAAATTAGGGGTTAATTTTTCAATAGAAGAAATTCCTGAAGAGTATAAGAAAGATGCCGAAATTTACCGCGAGAAGATGATTGAGGGGTTAGCTGAGCAGATTGATTGGCTGACTGAGAAGTTTCTCAATAATGAAAAAATAACGAATGAAGAAATACAAAAAGCTATCCGTGAAGGGACTATTGATTTAAAATTCGTACCGGTAATGTGCGGTTCTGCATTTAAAAAGAAAGGGATACAGCTAGTTCTTGATGCAGTATGTGATTACTTACCTTCCCCACTTGATAAGAAAGCGGTTGTCGGTACAAATCCTGATAACAATGAAGAGGTATCAAGAAAGCCGTTACCAACAGAACCTTTTAGTGCTCTGGCTTTTAAAATTGCATCCGATAAACATGGTGACCTTACTTTCATAAGGGTCTATTCCGGGAAAGTAACAGCAGGGTCAAGGGTTATAAATTCTGGTAAAGATAAAAAAGAGCTGATAAGTCGTATTTATAAAATGCATGCTAATACTAGAGAACAAATTGAGGAACTTTCCGCTGGTGATATAGGCGCTGTAATTGGTTTAAAGTATACGGTGACAGGAGATACTCTCTGTGATCAAGATCAACCTGTAGTACTTGAGAAAATGGAATTTCCTGAGACTGTTATATCGATGGCAATCGAACCGAAGACGGATGCAGAGAAAGAAAAACTCGGGACAGTTTTGTCCAAATTAGCTAAAGAAGATCCCACCTTCAGAACACATATGGATAAAGAAACTGGGCAGTTAATTATTTCTGGTATGGGCGAACTTCACTTGGAAGTAATTAAAAATAGAATGTTGAGTGAGTATAAGGTTGATGCTAATGTTGGTGCTCCAAAAGTATCTTATAGAGAAACCATAGGCAAAAAGGTTGAGGTTGAAGGTAAATTTATTCAACAAACCGGTGGTCACGGACAATACGGACATGTCTGGATTACATTAGAACCATTTAAAGGTGAAGAACCAGTAACTTTTGAAGATGCAATTGTTGGAGGTAAGATTCCCAAACAATATATAAGATCCGTAGAAAAAGGAATCAGGGAAACCGCTGCTACGGGTGTAGCAGGTGGATATTCACTCATCGATATAAAAGTTACTTTAACGGACGGTTCAACGCATCCTGTAGACTCATCCGACTTGGCTTTTTATACTGCAGCCAGCATTGCACTGAGGAAAGGTGTTGAAATGGCAAAATCAATACTTTTGGAGCCAATAATGTCTTTTGAAATTGCTGTGCCAGAGCAGTATATGGGTGATGTAATTAGCGAAATTCATAGTCGCAGAGCTAATATCATTGAAATGGGCACGAGAGGTAACCTTAGGATAATTAAGGGTGACGTACCACTTGCTGAAATGTTTGGATACGCAACAGTATTACGATCTATTACTCAGGGAAGAGGTACGTATACAATGGAACCGTTGGAATATAGACCTGCACCTGCAAAGGTATTCAGTAGCGTTGCATAA
- the tuf gene encoding elongation factor Tu, whose amino-acid sequence MGKEVFKRTKPHVNVGTIGHVDHGKTTLTAVITHVLAKQGLAKERPYDSIDKAPEERERGITIAISHVEYETQKRHYAHVDCPGHADYVKNMITGAAQMDGAILVVSAPDGPMPQTREHILLARQVGVPRIAVFMNKVDMLEDPELLDLVEMEVRELLSKYNFPGDEIPVIRGSALKAQECGCGSATCASCGPILKLMDAVDTYIPDPVREIDKPFLMSVEDVFSIKGRGTVATGRVERGRVKVGDEIEIVGIKPDVKKSVVTGVEMFNKTLDEGQAGDNLGVLLRGVEKDDIERGQVLAKPGSITPHKKYEAEAYILTKEEGGRHTPFFNGYRPQFYFRTTDVTGVVSLTGGAEMVMPGDNVKVNVELLTAVAMDEGLRFAIREGGKTVGAGVVTKIIE is encoded by the coding sequence ATGGGGAAGGAAGTATTTAAGCGGACGAAGCCGCATGTGAATGTAGGTACGATAGGGCATGTTGATCATGGTAAGACGACGTTGACGGCGGTAATTACGCATGTATTGGCGAAGCAGGGTTTGGCGAAGGAGAGGCCGTACGATTCGATTGATAAGGCGCCGGAGGAGCGGGAGCGTGGAATCACGATAGCGATATCGCATGTGGAGTATGAGACCCAGAAGAGGCATTATGCGCATGTGGATTGTCCTGGTCATGCCGACTATGTAAAGAACATGATAACAGGGGCGGCGCAGATGGATGGGGCGATTTTGGTGGTAAGTGCGCCTGATGGTCCTATGCCTCAGACGAGAGAGCATATCCTTTTGGCAAGGCAGGTAGGAGTGCCGAGGATAGCGGTATTTATGAATAAGGTAGATATGTTAGAGGATCCGGAGTTATTGGATCTTGTCGAGATGGAAGTTAGGGAGTTGTTGAGTAAGTATAATTTTCCTGGAGATGAAATTCCGGTAATTAGAGGGTCTGCGTTAAAGGCACAGGAGTGTGGATGTGGTTCTGCTACATGTGCGAGCTGTGGGCCTATTTTGAAGTTAATGGATGCAGTGGATACGTATATACCGGATCCGGTACGCGAGATAGATAAGCCATTTTTGATGTCAGTGGAAGATGTGTTTAGTATAAAGGGGAGAGGGACAGTAGCGACCGGGAGGGTAGAGAGGGGCAGAGTTAAGGTAGGAGATGAGATAGAGATAGTAGGGATCAAGCCTGATGTTAAGAAGTCGGTGGTGACGGGAGTTGAGATGTTTAATAAGACATTGGACGAGGGGCAGGCAGGCGATAATCTTGGTGTGTTGCTAAGGGGTGTAGAGAAGGATGATATAGAGCGAGGTCAGGTGTTAGCAAAGCCAGGGAGTATAACGCCGCATAAGAAGTATGAGGCCGAGGCATATATTTTGACGAAAGAGGAAGGTGGAAGGCATACACCATTTTTTAATGGGTATAGGCCACAGTTTTATTTTAGGACGACAGATGTGACGGGTGTGGTAAGTTTGACGGGAGGAGCTGAGATGGTAATGCCGGGGGATAATGTAAAGGTAAATGTCGAGCTTTTAACAGCCGTAGCGATGGATGAAGGATTGAGATTCGCTATCAGAGAAGGTGGAAAAACAGTCGGCGCTGGCGTCGTTACAAAAATTATTGAATAA
- the rpsJ gene encoding 30S ribosomal protein S10 has translation MLDQIIRIRMEAYDHRILDQSALEVVETAKRTGAKVFGPVPLPTRIERYTVLRSPHVDKKSREQFEIRTHKRLIDIVEPTAKTMDALNKINMPAGIEIKIKA, from the coding sequence GTGCTGGATCAAATTATAAGAATACGAATGGAGGCTTATGATCATAGAATATTAGATCAATCAGCTCTGGAAGTTGTTGAAACGGCAAAGCGTACTGGAGCAAAGGTATTTGGCCCTGTTCCTTTGCCAACCCGCATTGAGAGATATACTGTGTTAAGGTCTCCGCATGTTGATAAAAAATCTCGGGAACAATTTGAGATTAGAACACATAAAAGATTGATTGATATTGTTGAGCCTACAGCAAAAACTATGGATGCACTAAATAAAATAAATATGCCTGCAGGTATAGAGATTAAGATAAAAGCATAA
- the rplC gene encoding 50S ribosomal protein L3, with amino-acid sequence MLNGFLGKKIGMTQVYSEDGVLIPVTVIQAGPCNVMQIKTIENDGYSAVQLAFDNKKKKNAKKPEIGHAAKASLEPKRFIREVVPEDNADIKLGQIISIDMLNGVKMLDIVGLTKGKGYAGVMKRWNFKGGLNTHGSTRHRPPGSIGSNTDPGRVIRGKKMAGRLGNERVTIKNISIVKIDRDRNLLLVKGAIPGHKGSYLILKKSKTNKIG; translated from the coding sequence ATGTTAAATGGTTTTCTTGGAAAAAAAATAGGAATGACACAGGTATACTCGGAAGATGGTGTGCTTATTCCGGTAACAGTGATTCAAGCCGGACCTTGCAATGTAATGCAAATAAAAACTATAGAAAACGACGGTTATTCTGCAGTCCAGCTGGCATTTGATAATAAAAAAAAGAAGAATGCCAAGAAGCCAGAAATTGGTCATGCAGCGAAGGCTTCGTTGGAACCTAAAAGATTCATCAGAGAGGTGGTACCTGAAGACAATGCAGATATTAAGTTAGGCCAAATCATTTCTATTGATATGCTGAATGGAGTAAAGATGTTAGATATTGTTGGTTTAACCAAGGGAAAAGGATATGCAGGTGTTATGAAAAGATGGAATTTTAAGGGCGGCCTTAATACTCATGGTTCAACTCGGCACAGACCACCTGGTTCTATTGGTTCCAATACAGACCCTGGGCGGGTAATTCGCGGTAAAAAGATGGCTGGAAGGCTTGGTAATGAGCGTGTGACAATAAAAAATATCAGTATCGTTAAGATAGACAGGGATAGGAATCTGTTATTAGTCAAAGGTGCCATTCCTGGACATAAAGGAAGTTACCTTATATTAAAAAAGAGTAAAACAAATAAGATAGGTTAA
- the rplD gene encoding 50S ribosomal protein L4, with the protein MESMEILVYNKLGEKVNNIQLNEKKYGGPVRTRLLRDAVIMYEANKRQGTACTKTRGEVAGGGKKPWVQKHTGRARAGSIRSPIWKGGGVSFGPRPRDYSYSIPKKARKLALFSALTAKIRDNELLVLESLEFDTPKTKQMVGILKALGINGGSCLIVLPKADEIVWKSARNIPSVKVMTSAELNAYDVLKPKKILITREALNSIN; encoded by the coding sequence ATGGAAAGTATGGAAATACTTGTATACAATAAATTAGGCGAAAAAGTAAATAACATACAATTAAATGAAAAGAAGTATGGAGGACCTGTCCGTACTAGGCTGTTACGGGATGCTGTTATTATGTATGAGGCAAACAAGAGGCAGGGAACAGCTTGCACAAAAACAAGAGGAGAGGTTGCTGGTGGTGGTAAAAAGCCATGGGTACAGAAACACACAGGAAGAGCTAGAGCCGGTAGCATTCGCTCACCAATTTGGAAAGGTGGAGGTGTATCGTTTGGGCCCAGACCTAGAGATTATTCATATTCGATACCAAAGAAAGCGAGAAAATTAGCTCTTTTTTCTGCATTAACAGCAAAAATTCGCGATAACGAGCTACTTGTATTAGAAAGTTTGGAATTTGATACTCCAAAGACCAAGCAAATGGTTGGAATACTTAAAGCCCTTGGTATAAATGGGGGTAGCTGCTTGATAGTTTTACCAAAGGCAGATGAAATAGTTTGGAAATCGGCCAGAAATATTCCTTCTGTAAAAGTTATGACAAGTGCGGAGTTGAATGCGTATGATGTTCTTAAGCCGAAAAAGATTTTAATAACAAGGGAAGCTTTAAATAGTATAAATTAG
- a CDS encoding 50S ribosomal protein L23, whose protein sequence is MNSYHVIKKPLRTEKSVADGEATNSYHFEVDLKANKIQIKEAIEKFFNVKVDGVRTLVRKGKTKRVRFRLGRTKDWKKAIVTLKEGNTIDLGY, encoded by the coding sequence ATGAATAGTTACCACGTAATAAAGAAACCTTTACGAACAGAAAAGAGCGTTGCTGATGGAGAAGCAACGAACTCTTATCATTTTGAAGTTGATCTAAAGGCGAATAAAATTCAAATAAAAGAAGCGATAGAGAAGTTTTTTAATGTGAAAGTTGATGGGGTCAGGACGTTAGTCAGAAAAGGCAAGACTAAAAGAGTTAGATTTAGGTTAGGTAGGACCAAGGACTGGAAAAAGGCTATTGTAACACTGAAAGAAGGAAATACAATTGATCTTGGCTATTAG